In one window of Nitrospirota bacterium DNA:
- a CDS encoding prepilin peptidase: MGSTLFLYATVCLFGSLVGSFLNVCIHRLPRRESIVWPSSHCPTCNAPIAPYDNLPILSFLFLRGRCRVCRAPISPRYPVVEAVNAAGYGLILWWFGAGWPAAAYAVLFSSLLVITAIDLTHQIIPDVITLPGIPVGLVLAATILPISLLDSVLGLLVGGGLLWFIAWASPYLFGKEGMGGGDIKLLAMVGAFLGWKPTLLTIMVGAMTGSLVGISLLSFKLLRRDQYIPFGPFLAFGALIALFFHQDIFSWYETLMIGAR, from the coding sequence ATGGGTTCAACCCTGTTTCTCTATGCCACGGTCTGCCTGTTCGGGTCGCTGGTCGGCAGTTTTTTGAATGTTTGCATCCACCGACTCCCGCGGCGTGAATCGATCGTCTGGCCGTCTTCTCATTGTCCGACCTGTAACGCGCCGATCGCTCCCTACGATAATCTGCCGATCCTCAGCTTTCTGTTCCTCAGGGGGCGGTGCCGCGTCTGCCGCGCGCCGATCTCGCCCCGCTATCCCGTCGTCGAGGCGGTAAATGCGGCCGGTTACGGGTTGATCCTCTGGTGGTTTGGTGCCGGCTGGCCCGCGGCGGCCTATGCGGTGCTGTTTTCTTCGTTGCTCGTGATCACCGCCATCGATCTGACCCACCAGATCATTCCGGATGTGATTACCTTGCCCGGGATTCCGGTGGGGCTTGTCCTGGCGGCTACGATCCTCCCGATCAGTTTGCTGGACTCGGTCCTTGGTCTGCTAGTGGGTGGAGGGCTTTTGTGGTTCATCGCCTGGGCCAGTCCCTATCTTTTCGGGAAAGAAGGGATGGGTGGGGGAGATATCAAGCTATTGGCCATGGTCGGCGCCTTTCTGGGTTGGAAACCGACTCTCCTGACCATTATGGTGGGGGCCATGACCGGCTCGCTGGTGGGGATCAGCTTGCTCTCATTCAAGCTGCTCCGGCGCGATCAATATATACCCTTCGGCCCTTTTCTGGCTTTCGGCGCGCTGATTGCCCTGTTCTTTCACCAGGATATTTTTTCCTGGTATGAAACGCTGATGATAGGGGCACGCTAG
- the pilV gene encoding type IV pilus modification protein PilV: protein MHDIALPVSDGRDCDWMWNAMSCGGKKRGLQDRGFTLLEAMLALSILSVGLLATAAMQDMALRGNVDANELGFATSLATEMVERIRYNTRNVTAYNSIDTSNSATRPASTQTMARGDYDQWQARLAATTQLRNAKGRVTVTASGPTNLNQSLVAVQVTWSGKVLTHTVTLNTVLISDAL, encoded by the coding sequence GTGCACGACATCGCCCTGCCCGTAAGCGACGGACGCGATTGCGATTGGATGTGGAACGCGATGAGCTGCGGAGGCAAGAAGAGGGGACTGCAGGACCGCGGCTTCACCCTGTTGGAAGCCATGCTCGCCCTCTCGATTCTCTCGGTCGGACTGCTGGCGACGGCGGCCATGCAGGACATGGCGCTGCGCGGCAACGTGGATGCCAACGAGTTGGGGTTTGCCACGAGCCTGGCGACGGAAATGGTCGAGCGTATCCGCTACAACACCAGAAACGTGACGGCCTACAACAGCATCGACACGTCGAACAGCGCGACCAGGCCGGCCAGCACGCAAACCATGGCCCGGGGCGACTACGATCAATGGCAGGCGCGGCTGGCCGCCACGACGCAGTTGAGAAACGCCAAGGGACGGGTGACAGTCACCGCGTCAGGCCCGACGAACTTGAACCAGAGTCTGGTGGCCGTGCAAGTCACCTGGAGCGGCAAGGTGCTTACCCATACCGTGACCCTGAATACCGTCCTTATCTCGGACGCCTTATGA
- a CDS encoding prepilin-type N-terminal cleavage/methylation domain-containing protein, with amino-acid sequence MRARDMAMMNMNDRGFSLIEVMLAMVILAFAVVGVMGMHQWGEQGMQYGANGTRALAMAESRLEAKRAMPWEALLRDDLDADGIAEVTMQDDGEGADERAGDGIYTASSEAGGIRLVWTVQPDRPGTLRDAGSAVLLVHASFPSGQDRRRDVSLGTMRANPNYAGSR; translated from the coding sequence ATGAGAGCTAGGGACATGGCGATGATGAACATGAACGACAGAGGCTTCAGCCTGATCGAAGTCATGCTGGCGATGGTGATTCTGGCCTTTGCGGTGGTTGGCGTGATGGGTATGCATCAATGGGGCGAACAAGGGATGCAATACGGAGCCAACGGGACCAGGGCGCTGGCCATGGCGGAATCCAGGCTGGAGGCCAAACGGGCGATGCCCTGGGAAGCGCTGCTCCGGGATGATCTGGATGCCGATGGGATTGCAGAGGTCACGATGCAGGATGACGGGGAGGGAGCGGATGAACGGGCGGGCGACGGGATTTACACGGCGTCCTCCGAGGCCGGCGGCATCCGGCTGGTCTGGACCGTTCAGCCGGATCGTCCCGGGACGCTTCGGGATGCAGGCTCGGCGGTGCTGTTGGTCCATGCCAGTTTCCCGTCCGGCCAGGACCGACGGCGTGACGTCAGTCTCGGCACCATGCGGGCAAACCCGAACTATGCGGGCTCGAGGTGA
- the gspH gene encoding type II secretion system protein GspH, which yields MRPGSEQGFSLVEVMTVVAIMALATAIAIPSYQAWYAKSKLKSALLELNSNMNVARTVAKNRNTTITVTVAITNGQARATYTTSANTSAACLADTRLCAIETQNMPTEVTAIGGTTTFQFNSLGLRVGGGTANQALQLMDRAGLTYEIQVTPAGRIRWCTTSPCP from the coding sequence ATGAGACCGGGGTCAGAGCAGGGATTCTCGCTTGTCGAGGTAATGACGGTCGTGGCCATCATGGCCTTGGCTACCGCCATCGCCATTCCCAGTTACCAGGCTTGGTATGCCAAGTCCAAACTCAAGTCAGCCTTGCTCGAATTGAACAGTAACATGAACGTGGCGCGGACGGTGGCGAAAAATCGCAATACGACGATCACGGTGACGGTGGCCATCACGAATGGCCAGGCCAGGGCCACCTATACGACTTCGGCCAATACCTCGGCGGCCTGCCTGGCGGATACGAGGCTCTGCGCGATAGAAACGCAAAACATGCCTACCGAAGTCACGGCGATCGGAGGGACGACCACGTTTCAATTCAATTCCCTGGGGTTGCGGGTGGGTGGGGGAACGGCCAATCAGGCACTCCAACTTATGGATCGGGCCGGGCTCACCTATGAGATTCAGGTCACGCCGGCGGGTAGGATTCGTTGGTGCACGACATCGCCCTGCCCGTAA